One window of Streptococcus troglodytae genomic DNA carries:
- a CDS encoding DEAD/DEAH box helicase, which translates to MKFTELHLAEDILSAVAKVGFVEPSPIQELTIPLALEGKDVIGQAQTGTGKTAAFGLPTLNKIDVTNNVVQALVIAPTRELAVQSQEELFRFGREKKVKVRSVYGGSSIEKQIKALKSGAHIVVGTPGRLLDLIKRKALKLNHVETLILDEADEMLNMGFLEDIEAIISRVPETRQTLLFSATMPDAIKRIGVKFMKEPEHVKIAAKELTTDLVDQYYIRIKENEKFDTMTRLMDVEQPELSIVFGRTKRRVDELTRGLKLRGYRAEGIHGDLDQGKRLRVLRDFKNDNLDILVATDVAARGLDISGVTHVYNYDIPQDPESYVHRIGRTGRAGKHGQSITFVAPNEMGYLQIIEKLTKKRMKGMKPATAQEAFQASKKVALKKIERDFADEKIRSNFDKFTKAAEKLAAEFSPEELAQYILTLTVQDPEMLPKVEIAREKPLPFKFAGKGKGGNRRREDRRGGRDSRRNHRDGGRREFKRISNKNRKDFENKSNKRPHRTSSEKKSGFTIRNKGDR; encoded by the coding sequence TTGAAATTTACAGAATTACATTTAGCAGAAGACATTCTTTCTGCCGTTGCAAAAGTCGGCTTTGTTGAGCCATCACCCATCCAAGAATTGACTATTCCTCTTGCTCTTGAAGGAAAAGATGTTATTGGTCAAGCACAGACTGGGACAGGCAAAACAGCGGCTTTTGGCCTACCAACTCTAAACAAGATTGATGTGACTAATAATGTTGTTCAGGCTCTTGTTATTGCGCCAACACGAGAATTAGCCGTTCAAAGTCAAGAAGAGCTCTTCCGTTTTGGGCGTGAAAAGAAAGTTAAAGTTCGTTCGGTTTATGGTGGTTCAAGCATTGAAAAGCAAATCAAAGCTCTTAAATCGGGTGCCCATATTGTTGTTGGAACACCGGGACGTCTGCTTGATTTGATTAAACGTAAGGCGCTTAAATTAAATCATGTGGAAACCCTTATTTTAGATGAAGCAGATGAAATGCTTAACATGGGCTTTTTAGAAGATATTGAAGCTATTATTTCGCGTGTTCCTGAAACACGTCAAACTTTACTCTTTTCAGCAACCATGCCCGATGCTATTAAACGTATTGGCGTAAAGTTTATGAAAGAGCCAGAACATGTTAAGATTGCTGCCAAAGAATTAACAACAGATTTAGTTGACCAATATTATATTCGCATCAAAGAAAATGAAAAATTTGATACGATGACCCGTCTTATGGATGTGGAACAGCCAGAGCTTTCTATCGTTTTTGGCCGTACTAAGCGCCGTGTTGATGAGTTAACAAGAGGATTAAAACTGCGTGGCTATCGTGCGGAAGGTATCCATGGAGATCTCGACCAAGGGAAACGTCTGCGTGTCCTTCGTGATTTTAAAAATGACAACCTTGATATTTTGGTTGCGACAGATGTAGCGGCTCGTGGTCTCGATATTTCGGGCGTCACTCATGTTTATAACTATGATATTCCGCAAGACCCTGAAAGCTATGTTCACCGTATTGGTCGTACGGGTCGTGCTGGTAAGCACGGTCAGTCCATTACTTTTGTGGCTCCCAATGAAATGGGCTATCTTCAAATTATTGAAAAGCTCACTAAAAAACGCATGAAAGGCATGAAACCTGCTACAGCGCAAGAAGCCTTTCAAGCAAGCAAAAAAGTGGCCCTCAAAAAGATTGAGCGTGACTTTGCTGATGAAAAGATTCGTTCTAATTTTGATAAGTTTACCAAAGCTGCTGAAAAATTGGCTGCTGAATTTTCACCAGAAGAATTAGCACAATATATTTTGACTCTAACTGTTCAAGATCCAGAAATGCTGCCTAAGGTTGAAATTGCTCGCGAAAAACCCTTGCCATTTAAATTTGCTGGTAAAGGAAAGGGCGGCAATCGTCGTCGTGAGGATCGTCGGGGAGGTCGCGACAGTCGCCGTAATCATCGTGACGGTGGCCGTCGTGAATTTAAACGGATTTCTAACAAAAATCGCAAAGATTTTGAAAATAAGAGCAATAAACGTCCTCACCGTACTTCCAGCGAAAAGAAAAGCGGCTTTACCATTCGCAATAAAGGTGACAGATAA